Genomic DNA from Edaphobacter lichenicola:
AACGAACTAGCCATCATGCAACGCGAATAACCGAAACCAACCTGCGCCGAATCAACCCTTGAAGACGACGCGCCCTTCGCTGATCGTAGCCGCAACCCGACCAAGCATCGACGCGCCGTCAAAAGGAGTATTCCGCGACTTCGAACGACTCTTCGCCGCCTCAAAACTCCACTCCGTCGCCGGATCGAACACCACCACATCCGCAAAGCTATCCACCTTCAGCGTCCCGCGCCCTTCAAGCGAGACAATCCCAGCCGGCTGCGCGCTCATCAACTCAATCACCCGCGAGATCGGCATCCCATTGCCCTTATGCAACACCCGCAACGCCAATCCCAGCGCCGTCTCCAGCCCCGTAATCCCATTCGGAGCGCGCTCAAACTCCTGCTCCTTCTCAAACAGCGCATGCGGAGCATGATCGGTCGCAATGCAGTCCACCGTGCCATCCATCAACCCCGCAATCATCGCCAACCGGTCCGCATCATTGCGCAGCGGAGGATTCATCTTCGCATTCGTGTCGTAGTCTCCAATCGCCTCATCGGTCAGCGTAAAGTGATGCGGCGCAACCTCGCACGTCACATGCAGCCCCTCCGCCTTTGCCGCTCGTATCAAGGACATCGCCTTCGCCGTCGACACATGCTGTACATGCAGATGCGGGCGCAGTCCATCCTGCCGCTCAATATCCTTCAACAGCCGGATATCCCGCTCCACAATCTTCGACTCCGCCTCCACCGTCATCCCGCGCAGCCCCAGCCGAAATGCCACCGGCCCCGCATTCATGCTGCATCCACCAGTCAGTCGCGTATCCTCCGCATGCTGCGACACCGGCACGCTAATCCCCGCAGCCGCCACCAGCGCCGCACGCATCACGCGATCATGCAGCACCGGCTTTCCATCATCCGTAAACCCCACCGCCCCGGCCCTCTGCAGCTCGTGATAGTCCGTGATCTCCTCACCGTTGCTTCCAAACGTAGCCGCCGGCATCGCAAACAGCTTCACGCAAGCCCCACGCGCCGCATCCAGCATCCACCCTAGCCTCTCCACCGAATCATTCACCGGCAAAGTATTCGGCATCGCCACTACGCTGGTAAATCCACCCGCCGCCGCCGCCGCCGTACCCGTCTTGATCGACTCCTTATAAGTCTGCCCCGGCTCCCGCAGATGCACATGCACATCCACCAGCCCCGGCGCCACGATCATCCCCTTCGCATCAATTGTCTCCTTCGCCTTAGCCGCCCGCAACACCCCAGGCATCTCCACCGCAGCCACCCGCCCATGCCGCAGCAACAAGTCCCGCTCCCCATCCACCCCGCCAGCCGGATCAACCAGCCACCCGTTCAAAATCAATATGTCACTCATACCGTTACACTCTCAAATCCGCCCGCACCCAGCGCCCTCACCAGCAGCGCCGTCCTCACGCCCAGCCCATGCCGCACCTGGTCCTCAATCGCCGAGTTCGGCCCATCCGCCACCTCGCCCCCGATCTCCAGCCCGCGAATCATAGGTCCCGGATGCATCACCAAAGCCTCCGGCGCCCGCGACCTCAGCCTCTCCTCATCCAGCTGATACCGCGAGATATACTCTCCCAAGTCCAGCTCCAATCCCGCCAGCCGCTCCCGCTGAATCCGCAGCATCATCACCACCGCCTTCCCCCGCGAGCCGGCCTGCTTCAAAGCCTTATCGAAATCTCGCTCAATCTCAACCCCCGCACCCAGCCCCGACGCATCCTCCGGCAGCAACTCCTTCGGCCCACACAGCACCACCCTCGCCCCCAGCCGCGGCAGCAGCATCGCATTCGACCGCGCCACCCGGCTATGCAGAATGTCCCCCGTAATTACCACCGTCACACCCTCAAGCGTCTTCGCATTCACCAGCCGCCCACCCATCCCCGGCAACCGCGTCAGCATCGTCCGCAGATCCAGCAGCGCCTGCGACGGATGCTCATGCATCCCATCCCCCGCATTCAGCACTGGCAAACCAGTCATCTTCGCCAGCAGATACGGCGCCCCCGAGTTCGCATGCCGCAGCACAATGCACTCTGCCCCCAGCGCCCGCAGCGTCAGCCCCGTGTCCTTCAGGCTCTCACCCTTCTCAATCGACGAAGACTTATCGCTCACCAGCGTCGTCATCGCCCCCAGCGACTTCGCCGCCAGCTCAAACGAAGTCCTGGTCCGCGTGCTCGACTCATAAAACAGCAGCGCAATCCGCCGCCCTTCCAGTATCTTCGCTCTCTCCGCCGCAGCCATTCGCTCCAGCCGGTCGGTCGCCGCCAGAATCGCCGCAACCTCCGCCACCGTTAGGCTCGCAACCGTCAGCAACGACCCCGCCGCAATCGTGCCCGTGTCTAATATCGTCATCGAATTTATCTTAGAGCCTGGAGCGAATCTCTGTCCTGCCAGACGGGCCTCCTGCACGGAGGGCGGTCACTTCGTGACGCGTATACCGGTCTCGGCAGGACAAACAGCAGAGGTACTCCCGTTGGTCGGCGTTATCTTTCCTCCGACCAACGGGAGGACCACGCGAAGCTTTAAAAGGCGTGCGAACGCCCGCCCCGCGCCCAGCGGGCCCGTCCGGCAGGACTCAATCCACCAGCTCAACCAGCAGCACCTGCTCCTGCCCATCCACCTCGTTCAGCTTCACCTCAATAATCTCCCGCTTCGAAGTAGGAATCAGCCGCCCCACATACGTCGCCTCGATCGGCAGCTCGCGATGCCCACGGTCGATCAGCACCAGCAGCCGCACGCTCTTCGGCCGCCCATAGTCAAACAGCGCATCCAGCGCCGCCCGAATCGTCCGCCCGGTATACAGCACGTCGTCCATCAAAATAATGTCGCGCCCCGTCACATCGAACCCGACCGCCCCCGGCGTCACCTTCGGCCGCGGCCCATCCGTCGACAGATCGTCGCGATAAAAGCTGATATCCAGCACCCCCACATCCACCGGATGCTTCTCGATCTTCTCGATCAGCACGCCCAGCCTCTGCGCTAGCGGAACGCCCCTCCGCTTGATCCCCACCAAGCCGACATTCTTGCTGCCGTCATGTTTTTCCACGATCTCATGCGCCAGTCTCACCAGCGTACGCTCGATCTCTGAGGCCGACATCAGCCTGCCCTTTTCGCGAAACTTCGGCTTCCGAACTTCAGTATCTTCACTCATACAATTGCGCTTGATGATATCAGCATCCATCCAAAAGAACCGCCGCCAACCACCAGCCAGCCTTCCCCACGAACACCCTACGGCTCCAGCACCACCTCACAGACATTCGCATGACAGTTCAGGAACCCCGTCTTAACAAGTTGCGCCTGCGAACCCGCCGGCCAGAACCCCGCAACCGCCAGCGCCTTCACCCGCTCCTCCCCGCCCTCCATCGCCTTCGACCCCATCGCTTCAGCCCGCACCACCTTCCCCTGGCCTAGCAACAAGCGATATTCCGTCGTTCCCGACATCCCCTTCGCCGCCCCCAGCGGAATCGTACGAAGTTCCTGCAGCGTATGCGCGTCATGCGGCGCTGGTTTTACTCCCGCCTTCCGCAGCGCCTCCGCCCGCTTCCCCAGTTCAATCTTCTTCTCTCCGGGAGCCTTCTTCACCCCCATCGCGTCATAGTCCGAAATCGTGGCGCCCGCAAGCTCGTAGGCCGTCAGAGCCGCACTTCTATCGCCCTTCTTCTCCATCAACTCGGCCAGATGCTCGCCCTCCTCCGCGGTTTGACCATTCCTCCACGCAGCCTCAATGTAGCTCTCCGCCTCCGGCAACCTCCCCTCGCGATAGAGAATCCACCCCATCGTGTCCCACGTATACCCAATCAGTCGCGATTTTGCAGCTAGTGTCTGCGGATTCTCATCGAGCGTCCACGTCTTGCTCTCCTCCTCCATCTTGCCCAGCGCAGTCCGCGTAGCCGTCTCTGCAGCCGTAAGTTCTAGACCGGCATCCGCCAGTTGATAAGCGCTGTCGTTTACCACCCTCGGATCTTCAGTGCTTTGCATCACGACCAGCAACGTTGCGCGACCTTCGTCCTTCCGCCCCGCCATCAATAACGCCCTCCCTAACTGATATTGGAGACTTATATCTTTCTTCTTGGCGTCCGGAAGCCTTGCCACAGCAGCCTCCGCCATCGCAATGGCCCCAGCCCCATTCCTATCCTCTAAGAGCATCTCCATCAGTCGGAGGGTAGGCGTTGGGCTGTCGGCCTCAGCATCCGCCCACTTTTTCAACGTTTCCCTCGCTTCCGTCTTATGCCCAAAGTTAATCTGGGCCTGTGCCAGCGACCCATAAGTCCCATAATTGTCTGGATGAAATCTCAACTCCTCCTGATAGTCCTCAATCGCCTCTGACATCTCTCCGCGAGAAAACGCCAGATAACCGTAGGTTGTCCACAACCAGATCTGCCTTCCATTCAGACTCTTTGCTCTATCCAGTTTTCCCTTCGCCGAATCCAGATCGTGTTGTTGCACATCTTTGTAAGCATCCGAGACCAGCTTCTGCGCCTCCGCATTGTTAACCGTCGCCGTGGGGGATCCCGACGAACCAGCACCCTCCGAGGCCTTGCTCATCGAAGTCAGCTGCACATACTGTTCATTCCCCAGATCAACCGTATCCGCCCACTTCTTGTAACTCTTCCAATCGCTCACCGGAACCTTGTCCTGCAGAACCTCGATCTTGCGCTCCGCGTACAGCGTCTCCTTCTCGAACCGATACGTCTCGTCGTACGTCGCATACGCGCACTTCGCATGCACCGCCTCCGGTAGTTCAACGCCCCAACCCTCCGGCAGCTTCATCTCAGAGGTAGACCTCTCCGTCCTCGGAGCACCCAGTTGAATCGCCCGAACAGGCGGTTCCTTCTCATCCGGCTTCGGGAGCGAAACCGGCGCAAGCTGCGGAATGATCCTGAAGTTATCCCAATCCCCACCCTTCTCCCGCTTATAGTCATAGCTCATCTTCAACGGCTCTGCCGTATCATCCGGCCGGCTTATCTCCGCGTGGCTCGTCGTCCCCTGGTAACCAATACCCTCCGACATCTTCTGCACCACCTGGTCATACTGCGCCGCAGAGAGCTGCCGGAAAACGCTGCGCAGCACCAACTCATCATCGCCGCGAAACGTCATCGTCAGCCGCGAGTTCGAAGTCCCCTCCTTATCCAGCGAACCCTCCGCATGCATCGTCTGGTACGAAGCAAAGGGAAGCTTCGCAGGCGTCCGCTCCACCTGCGCCACTCCAGTACTCGGAATCACCAGCGCCTGCTTATCGCGAATCGAATACGACAGCATCTTGTACGGAGCGACCTCCGCCGTCGCATCCAGCCACACATCCTTCCCGTCAACAGGAACCATCGTGATCAGATGATTGAACGCCGCAGGCGAAGGCACCGCCTCGTTGAACCGAACCCCCGCACCAATCAACACCGCATCCGGGTGCAAGCCCAAAGCCTCCAGCATCGAAGCCAGCAGAGTGTGCTTATCCTTGCAGTCCCCATACCGGTTCTGCATCACGTCCTCCGCGCGATGCGGCTGATACCGGCCCACACCAAACGCAACTCCGATGTAACGTATCTGCGTCGCCACATACCCATACACCGCGCG
This window encodes:
- a CDS encoding dihydroorotase, whose amino-acid sequence is MSDILILNGWLVDPAGGVDGERDLLLRHGRVAAVEMPGVLRAAKAKETIDAKGMIVAPGLVDVHVHLREPGQTYKESIKTGTAAAAAGGFTSVVAMPNTLPVNDSVERLGWMLDAARGACVKLFAMPAATFGSNGEEITDYHELQRAGAVGFTDDGKPVLHDRVMRAALVAAAGISVPVSQHAEDTRLTGGCSMNAGPVAFRLGLRGMTVEAESKIVERDIRLLKDIERQDGLRPHLHVQHVSTAKAMSLIRAAKAEGLHVTCEVAPHHFTLTDEAIGDYDTNAKMNPPLRNDADRLAMIAGLMDGTVDCIATDHAPHALFEKEQEFERAPNGITGLETALGLALRVLHKGNGMPISRVIELMSAQPAGIVSLEGRGTLKVDSFADVVVFDPATEWSFEAAKSRSKSRNTPFDGASMLGRVAATISEGRVVFKG
- a CDS encoding aspartate carbamoyltransferase catalytic subunit → MTILDTGTIAAGSLLTVASLTVAEVAAILAATDRLERMAAAERAKILEGRRIALLFYESSTRTRTSFELAAKSLGAMTTLVSDKSSSIEKGESLKDTGLTLRALGAECIVLRHANSGAPYLLAKMTGLPVLNAGDGMHEHPSQALLDLRTMLTRLPGMGGRLVNAKTLEGVTVVITGDILHSRVARSNAMLLPRLGARVVLCGPKELLPEDASGLGAGVEIERDFDKALKQAGSRGKAVVMMLRIQRERLAGLELDLGEYISRYQLDEERLRSRAPEALVMHPGPMIRGLEIGGEVADGPNSAIEDQVRHGLGVRTALLVRALGAGGFESVTV
- the pyrR gene encoding bifunctional pyr operon transcriptional regulator/uracil phosphoribosyltransferase PyrR, with protein sequence MSEDTEVRKPKFREKGRLMSASEIERTLVRLAHEIVEKHDGSKNVGLVGIKRRGVPLAQRLGVLIEKIEKHPVDVGVLDISFYRDDLSTDGPRPKVTPGAVGFDVTGRDIILMDDVLYTGRTIRAALDALFDYGRPKSVRLLVLIDRGHRELPIEATYVGRLIPTSKREIIEVKLNEVDGQEQVLLVELVD
- a CDS encoding DUF3857 domain-containing protein, producing MKATLFCCAPLLVLSAFAFGQSPTSPEHIPAKNLPLSAPASGAKGAVSSPDYSGEPGIIQHLDRVYQVEADGTGWRLLTTSVQALTEGAVKQFGVLSIAFASSSESVEIVYARVKRPDGTVVETPVSGAMEQPDPVTQAAPFYSDLKQKQLPIRSLSVGDTLEWQAKVVRTKAEAPGHFWGQETFYEDAVILSQSVELRVPKDAFVNVWSPTLKPTETTAGGYRVLRWENSQLKPTVGKEADAEKEVKSKVVWTPEQELEATQGKLPMIAWTNFKSWEDVGAWYRGLEKDRTVPDEEIKAKVAELTAGKTTEEEKVRAVYGYVATQIRYIGVAFGVGRYQPHRAEDVMQNRYGDCKDKHTLLASMLEALGLHPDAVLIGAGVRFNEAVPSPAAFNHLITMVPVDGKDVWLDATAEVAPYKMLSYSIRDKQALVIPSTGVAQVERTPAKLPFASYQTMHAEGSLDKEGTSNSRLTMTFRGDDELVLRSVFRQLSAAQYDQVVQKMSEGIGYQGTTSHAEISRPDDTAEPLKMSYDYKREKGGDWDNFRIIPQLAPVSLPKPDEKEPPVRAIQLGAPRTERSTSEMKLPEGWGVELPEAVHAKCAYATYDETYRFEKETLYAERKIEVLQDKVPVSDWKSYKKWADTVDLGNEQYVQLTSMSKASEGAGSSGSPTATVNNAEAQKLVSDAYKDVQQHDLDSAKGKLDRAKSLNGRQIWLWTTYGYLAFSRGEMSEAIEDYQEELRFHPDNYGTYGSLAQAQINFGHKTEARETLKKWADAEADSPTPTLRLMEMLLEDRNGAGAIAMAEAAVARLPDAKKKDISLQYQLGRALLMAGRKDEGRATLLVVMQSTEDPRVVNDSAYQLADAGLELTAAETATRTALGKMEEESKTWTLDENPQTLAAKSRLIGYTWDTMGWILYREGRLPEAESYIEAAWRNGQTAEEGEHLAELMEKKGDRSAALTAYELAGATISDYDAMGVKKAPGEKKIELGKRAEALRKAGVKPAPHDAHTLQELRTIPLGAAKGMSGTTEYRLLLGQGKVVRAEAMGSKAMEGGEERVKALAVAGFWPAGSQAQLVKTGFLNCHANVCEVVLEP